In Populus alba chromosome 1, ASM523922v2, whole genome shotgun sequence, a single window of DNA contains:
- the LOC118042188 gene encoding actin-related protein 2/3 complex subunit 2A isoform X1: protein MILLQSQSRFLLQTLLNRVQNLEKAVELDYHWVEFNDVRYHILVSTKNPNVLLLSVSLPTPPPEAVFMGGLPGGAIEAIKAAYGVVVHILDPPRDGFNLTLKLNLAKLPPDEEHRYALLVKIASVREVVLGAPLRVVLKHLASRTVVPDVDRVLALVHRPKESFFLVSQPDKVTVVFPMRFKDSVDTAFATSFLQEFVEARRAAGLNNAPPCLWSPTPPLELNEAPAEALSANAGFVSFVIFPRHVEGKKLDRTVWNLSTFHAYVSYHVKCSEGFMHTRMRRRVESLIQALDRAKPGGEEKKKSPNSRSFKRLSLSEARANSIS, encoded by the exons atgattttgttGCAGTCCCAATCCAGATTTCTCCTTCAAACATTATTAAATCGTGTACAAAA TCTTGAAAAAGCAGTTGAACTGGATTACCACTGGGTGGAGTTTAATGATGTTCGTTACCATATTCTG GTGTCAACGAAGAATCCAAATGTTTTGCTGTTATCCGTTTCATTACCAACTCCACCTCCAGAAGCTGTTTTCATGGGTGGACTTCCGGGTGGAGCCATTGAAGCTATAAAGGCTGCTTATGGTGTGGTTGTACATATTCTTGATCCTCCCAGAGATGGCTTTAACCTCACTTTGAAACTCAATTTGGCGAAACTTCCACCTGATGAAG AGCACAGGTATGCTCTCTTGGTAAAGATTGCATCTGTTAGGGAAGTGGTTCTAGGTGCTCCATTAAGAGTAGTTTTAAAACATCTTGCATCAAGGACTGTTGTTCCTGATGTAGATCGGGTGCTGGCTCTCGTGCATCGGCCAAAGGAGTCTTTCTTCCTTGTTTCTCAG CCAGACAAGGTTACCGTTGTGTTTCCTATGAGATTCAAGGACTCCGTAGATACTGCTTTTGCCACATCCTTCCTTCAG GAATTTGTCGAAGCCAGGCGTGCAGCTGGACTTAATAATGCTCCTCCTTGCTTGTGGTCTCCTACACCCCCTCTTGAATTGAATGAAGCTCCTGCAGAAGCATTGTCTGCAAATGCAGGATTTGTTTCTTTTG TCATTTTTCCTCGTCATGTGGAAGGCAAAAAGCTGGACAGAACAGTGTGGAATTTATCAACATTTCATGCATATGTTAGTTATCATGTTAAG TGCTCGGAGGGTTTTATGCATACTCGCATGCGAAGACGTGTAGAGTCTCTTATTCAG GCTTTGGATCGTGCAAAACCAGGTggagaggagaaaaagaaatcacCGAATAGCAGATCTTTTAAACGGCTG AGCCTCAGTGAAGCTCGAGCTAATTCAATTTCGTAA
- the LOC118042203 gene encoding uncharacterized protein isoform X2, whose translation MMRYQRVSPDCVPLSNGKKPNGVENGRSIPNGFSSTSTNFETKGFRFRSPSRNQDYHNNTTTSPPHSDNSHNHTQRHGNSPSPSPSRGGNGDVLLQWGQKKRARVSRSEIRAFPDESSSSGQARQPINKIPRRVDNKLSPSSMPPPPPPPSSQQQSTSTNTRGGNLKKENSGILSHRNLEKRSGAGNGSPSRNSGGSGKVVSRSTAGKRSPPTPENIDRKMPSSRSSAKDEKPNGSIVVADHQTRQVDSTRAQSEKEAGATNSNPASVPVVASGGEKVNNNEVIEWPRIYIALSRKEKEDDFFAMKGTKLPQRPKKRAKNIDKALQYCFPGMWLSDLTKSRYEVREKKCVKKQKRRGLKGMESMDSDSE comes from the exons ATGATGAG GTATCAGAGAGTAAGCCCAGATTGTGTTCCTTTAAGCAATGGCAAAAAACCCAATGGAGTTGAGAATGGAAGGTCAATCCCAAATGGATTCAGTTCCACAAGTACTAATTTTGAAACTAAAGGTTTCAGGTTTAGATCCCCATCGAGAAACCAAGACTACCACAATAACACTACAACCAGTCCTCCACATTCAGATAACAGCCACAATCACACACAAAGACATGGCAACAGTCCAAGTCCTAGCCCAAGCCGTGGTGGCAACGGTGACGTGCTATTGCAATGGGGACAAAAGAAGAGAGCTAGAGTTTCAAGGTCTGAGATCAGGGCCTTTCCTGATGAATCGTCATCTTCTGGTCAAGCTAGACAACCCATCAACAAGATTCCTAGGAGAGTTGATAATAAGCTATCTCCATCGTCCATGCCACCACCGCCTCCACCACCATCATCCCAACAACAATCTACCAGTACTAATACCAGAGGTGGAaacttaaagaaagaaaattctgGGATTCTTTCTcacag GAATTTAGAAAAGCGATCGGGTGCTGGTAATGGGTCCCCATCAAGAAATAGTGGTGGCAGTGGCAAGGTTGTTTCTAGATCTACTGCAGGAAAGAGATCTCCTCCAACACCAGAAAATATTGATAGAAAGATGCCTAGCTCTAGGTCATCAGCAAAAGATGAGAAACCAAATGGATCCATAGTAGTAGCCGATCATCAAACGAGGCAAGTTGATTCCACTCGGGCTCAATCAGAAAAGGAAGCCGGGGCTACAAATAGTAACCCTGCCTCAGTACCAGTAGTAGCTAGCGGAGGAGAAAAGGTGAATAACAATGAAGTCATTGAGTGGCCAAGAATTTATATTGCTCTGTCAAGGAAGGAAAAGGAAGATGATTTCTTTGCAATGAAAGGCACAAAACTGCCCCAAAGACCCAAAAAAAGGGCCAAGAACATTGATAAAGCACTTCAG TATTGTTTTCCAGGGATGTGGCTCTCTGACTTGACAAAGAGTAGGTACGAGGTTAGAGAGAAGAAATGTGTGAAGAAG CAAAAACGAAGAGGGTTGAAGGGGATGGAGAGCATGGACAGTGATTCCGAGTAG
- the LOC118042203 gene encoding uncharacterized protein isoform X1 — MVMMRRRRHEHGFCLLLYQRVSPDCVPLSNGKKPNGVENGRSIPNGFSSTSTNFETKGFRFRSPSRNQDYHNNTTTSPPHSDNSHNHTQRHGNSPSPSPSRGGNGDVLLQWGQKKRARVSRSEIRAFPDESSSSGQARQPINKIPRRVDNKLSPSSMPPPPPPPSSQQQSTSTNTRGGNLKKENSGILSHRNLEKRSGAGNGSPSRNSGGSGKVVSRSTAGKRSPPTPENIDRKMPSSRSSAKDEKPNGSIVVADHQTRQVDSTRAQSEKEAGATNSNPASVPVVASGGEKVNNNEVIEWPRIYIALSRKEKEDDFFAMKGTKLPQRPKKRAKNIDKALQYCFPGMWLSDLTKSRYEVREKKCVKKQKRRGLKGMESMDSDSE, encoded by the exons ATGGTCATGATGAGAAGGAGGAGACATGAACATGGGTTTTGCTTGCTTTT GTATCAGAGAGTAAGCCCAGATTGTGTTCCTTTAAGCAATGGCAAAAAACCCAATGGAGTTGAGAATGGAAGGTCAATCCCAAATGGATTCAGTTCCACAAGTACTAATTTTGAAACTAAAGGTTTCAGGTTTAGATCCCCATCGAGAAACCAAGACTACCACAATAACACTACAACCAGTCCTCCACATTCAGATAACAGCCACAATCACACACAAAGACATGGCAACAGTCCAAGTCCTAGCCCAAGCCGTGGTGGCAACGGTGACGTGCTATTGCAATGGGGACAAAAGAAGAGAGCTAGAGTTTCAAGGTCTGAGATCAGGGCCTTTCCTGATGAATCGTCATCTTCTGGTCAAGCTAGACAACCCATCAACAAGATTCCTAGGAGAGTTGATAATAAGCTATCTCCATCGTCCATGCCACCACCGCCTCCACCACCATCATCCCAACAACAATCTACCAGTACTAATACCAGAGGTGGAaacttaaagaaagaaaattctgGGATTCTTTCTcacag GAATTTAGAAAAGCGATCGGGTGCTGGTAATGGGTCCCCATCAAGAAATAGTGGTGGCAGTGGCAAGGTTGTTTCTAGATCTACTGCAGGAAAGAGATCTCCTCCAACACCAGAAAATATTGATAGAAAGATGCCTAGCTCTAGGTCATCAGCAAAAGATGAGAAACCAAATGGATCCATAGTAGTAGCCGATCATCAAACGAGGCAAGTTGATTCCACTCGGGCTCAATCAGAAAAGGAAGCCGGGGCTACAAATAGTAACCCTGCCTCAGTACCAGTAGTAGCTAGCGGAGGAGAAAAGGTGAATAACAATGAAGTCATTGAGTGGCCAAGAATTTATATTGCTCTGTCAAGGAAGGAAAAGGAAGATGATTTCTTTGCAATGAAAGGCACAAAACTGCCCCAAAGACCCAAAAAAAGGGCCAAGAACATTGATAAAGCACTTCAG TATTGTTTTCCAGGGATGTGGCTCTCTGACTTGACAAAGAGTAGGTACGAGGTTAGAGAGAAGAAATGTGTGAAGAAG CAAAAACGAAGAGGGTTGAAGGGGATGGAGAGCATGGACAGTGATTCCGAGTAG
- the LOC118042232 gene encoding transcription initiation factor TFIID subunit 11, translated as MKQSKDPFEAAYVEQEESPPESPVAQDDYDTQASNAAAADDSQGAAVGQDDDDLGGGGRNDFAHSSDHPSASRPMLGSARSKAKNKDDDEEEEEDNMDVELSKLASTADPDKMAKMQTILAQFTEEQMSRYESFRRSALQKTNMKRLLVSITGTQKISLPMTIVVCGIAKMFVGELVETARIVMTERKESGPIRPCHIREAYRRLKLEGKVPKRSVPRLFR; from the exons ATGAAGCAATCGAAGGATCCGTTCGAGGCAGCGTATGTGGAGCAAGAAGAATCGCCACCAGAATCCCCAGTTGCCCAAGATGATTATGACACTCAAGCTTCTaacgctgctgctgctgatgatTCTCAGGGTGCTGCCGTTGGTCAAGATGATGATGACCTTGGCGGTGGAGGCCGCAATGATTTTGCCCATTCCTCTGACCACCCATCTGCTTCGAGGCCTATGTTGGGCTCTGCAAGAAGTAAGGCAAAGAATAAAGACgatgatgaagaggaggaggaagataaCATGGATGTTGAGCTTTCGAAGTTGGCTTCTACTGCTGACCCTGATAAAATGGCAAAGATGCA GACTATTTTAGCTCAGTTTACTGAAGAACAGATGAGTAGGTACGAATCATTCCGCAGATCTGCACTGCAGAAGACTAACATGAAAAGG TTGTTAGTGAGCATCACTGGAACCCAGAAAATTTCTTTACCAATGACGATTGTAGTTTGCGGTATAGCAAAAATGTTTGTTGGTGAACTTGTTGAAACAG CCAGAATTGTAATGACGGAGAGGAAGGAATCTGGGCCTATCAGGCCTTGCCACATAAGAGAAGCATATAGAAGACTAAAGCTTGAAGGCAAAGTACCGAAGAGATCAGTACCAAGGCTCTTTCGGTAA
- the LOC118042188 gene encoding actin-related protein 2/3 complex subunit 2A isoform X2 produces the protein MILLQSQSRFLLQTLLNRVQNLEKAVELDYHWVEFNDVSTKNPNVLLLSVSLPTPPPEAVFMGGLPGGAIEAIKAAYGVVVHILDPPRDGFNLTLKLNLAKLPPDEEHRYALLVKIASVREVVLGAPLRVVLKHLASRTVVPDVDRVLALVHRPKESFFLVSQPDKVTVVFPMRFKDSVDTAFATSFLQEFVEARRAAGLNNAPPCLWSPTPPLELNEAPAEALSANAGFVSFVIFPRHVEGKKLDRTVWNLSTFHAYVSYHVKCSEGFMHTRMRRRVESLIQALDRAKPGGEEKKKSPNSRSFKRLSLSEARANSIS, from the exons atgattttgttGCAGTCCCAATCCAGATTTCTCCTTCAAACATTATTAAATCGTGTACAAAA TCTTGAAAAAGCAGTTGAACTGGATTACCACTGGGTGGAGTTTAATGAT GTGTCAACGAAGAATCCAAATGTTTTGCTGTTATCCGTTTCATTACCAACTCCACCTCCAGAAGCTGTTTTCATGGGTGGACTTCCGGGTGGAGCCATTGAAGCTATAAAGGCTGCTTATGGTGTGGTTGTACATATTCTTGATCCTCCCAGAGATGGCTTTAACCTCACTTTGAAACTCAATTTGGCGAAACTTCCACCTGATGAAG AGCACAGGTATGCTCTCTTGGTAAAGATTGCATCTGTTAGGGAAGTGGTTCTAGGTGCTCCATTAAGAGTAGTTTTAAAACATCTTGCATCAAGGACTGTTGTTCCTGATGTAGATCGGGTGCTGGCTCTCGTGCATCGGCCAAAGGAGTCTTTCTTCCTTGTTTCTCAG CCAGACAAGGTTACCGTTGTGTTTCCTATGAGATTCAAGGACTCCGTAGATACTGCTTTTGCCACATCCTTCCTTCAG GAATTTGTCGAAGCCAGGCGTGCAGCTGGACTTAATAATGCTCCTCCTTGCTTGTGGTCTCCTACACCCCCTCTTGAATTGAATGAAGCTCCTGCAGAAGCATTGTCTGCAAATGCAGGATTTGTTTCTTTTG TCATTTTTCCTCGTCATGTGGAAGGCAAAAAGCTGGACAGAACAGTGTGGAATTTATCAACATTTCATGCATATGTTAGTTATCATGTTAAG TGCTCGGAGGGTTTTATGCATACTCGCATGCGAAGACGTGTAGAGTCTCTTATTCAG GCTTTGGATCGTGCAAAACCAGGTggagaggagaaaaagaaatcacCGAATAGCAGATCTTTTAAACGGCTG AGCCTCAGTGAAGCTCGAGCTAATTCAATTTCGTAA